One genomic segment of Gossypium arboreum isolate Shixiya-1 chromosome 3, ASM2569848v2, whole genome shotgun sequence includes these proteins:
- the LOC108475227 gene encoding uncharacterized protein LOC108475227, translating to MAVHIIYGLLNKFHKNKHKALKNGINLQSGARLIVKVPRSRVFKLLARFLTVLALTLFLLPWSGIRFIVNDEPALPIYTIKPEVVPEAADPINLESLLLLYNDLNNEGILKPGNKGLLLSDDYDEESIQGNSFLTKTDMEFSSTNDFDRLMLIPDESFDFIFTENIQSALEFIDRSLKVGGTVAVQQLDSSLSFNKPSNYKIVYFRKFNSNLFVMKKVENAQPIPSSQRRLLGYNTSEAKRAALKKLEDVLLEPPRASSGTSRTYLKRTKYLPDLLGDSLESYTRRVFIDVGLRNKDGDSATTWFLKNYPTRNLKFEMYKIETLTKDSTKKEVSQTAVETGMSGWLRKNVKEEEYVVMKAEAEVVEDMVKSKAIRLVDELFLECKPKGLGGRKNMSRRAYWECLALYGKLRDEGVAVHQWWG from the coding sequence ATGGCTGTCCATATTATTTATGGACTTCTAAACAAATTCCATAAAAACAAGCATAAAGCCTTGAAAAATGGCATTAATTTGCAGTCTGGTGCACGACTGATCGTCAAAGTTCCTCGCTCTAGGGTTTTTAAGCTTCTTGCTCGGTTCTTGACGGTTTTGGCTTTGACCTTATTTTTGCTTCCTTGGTCGGGAATAAGATTTATCGTCAACGACGAACCCGCTCTGCCTATTTATACAATCAAGCCTGAAGTTGTCCCTGAGGCCGCTGATCCCATTAATCTGGAATCACTGCTATTGCTGTACAATGATTTGAACAATGAAGGTATACTGAAACCGGGAAACAAAGGACTCTTGTTAAGCGATGACTATGATGAAGAATCCATTCAGGGAAATTCCTTCCTAACCAAAACTGATATGGAATTCAGTTCTACAAATGACTTTGATCGACTAATGTTAATCCCTGACGAGTCCTTCGATTTCATCTTCACTGAAAACATTCAATCCGCCCTCGAATTCATCGACCGGAGTCTCAAAGTTGGCGGTACTGTTGCTGTTCAGCAGCTGGACTCATCGCTTTCATTCAACAAGCCGTCTAATTACAAGATTGTTTACTTCAGGAAATTCAATTCCAACCTTTTTGTGATGAAAAAGGTTGAGAATGCTCAACCGATCCCAAGCTCGCAAAGGCGGCTTTTGGGGTATAATACATCAGAAGCGAAACGGGCAGCATTGAAGAAATTGGAAGACGTTCTTCTTGAACCACCAAGAGCATCCTCAGGGACGTCCAGAACTTACCTTAAACGAACGAAATATTTGCCAGATCTATTGGGGGACTCACTCGAAAGCTACACTCGTCGGGTTTTCATTGATGTAGGCTTGCGTAACAAAGATGGCGACAGTGCCACCACCTGGTTTCTCAAGAATTATCCCACAAGAAATCTGAAGTTCGAGATGTACAAGATCGAGACACTGACCAAGGACTCTACCAAGAAAGAGGTGTCGCAGACTGCGGTGGAGACTGGGATGTCGGGTTGGCTGAGGAAGAACGTGAAGGAGGAAGAGTATGTAGTGATGAAGGCTGAGGCTGAAGTGGTTGAAGATATGGTGAAGAGCAAGGCTATTAGATTGGTTGATGAGCTGTTCTTGGAATGCAAACCTAAAGGACTTGGTGGAAGAAAGAACATGAGCAGAAGGGCTTACTGGGAATGCTTGGCTTTGTATGGGAAGTTAAGGGATGAAGGTGTCGCAGTGCATCAATGGTGGGGTTGA